From one Candidatus Chromulinivorax destructor genomic stretch:
- a CDS encoding ankyrin repeat domain-containing protein, giving the protein MMSLQLTIKIDGSEQIVTPAQNRQDIIDLAMESHNYRDLKQDLAFLESQGLLELHSFFNVLNQNITESDDATFDEVIEKAQDLITEQMKESFISTIKQALYDNKPLANYINYATSPVGAIEIPLFTYIMQRKNRDEQLNNMVKEWLFEWGNQITYGESPLHIASKKNHTEIINLLLQAAVNVDIKTIDRIPEEQSMYSFDHIHAYDANNYVGATPLLIAAQNNNIEIVKILLTAGAKPNIQTTYTGISPLIMAVFQGNTKIAELLITAGSDVNLATSKNGWLPSYLYLDYRRYSGATPLFIAAHKGDKEMVKLLIKAQADVNLQTTDDKATPLLIAAQSGFTEIVQYLVDADANINLQNTHGQVALNVAITDEIREIIRSAQN; this is encoded by the coding sequence ATGATGTCTTTACAGCTAACAATAAAGATAGATGGTTCAGAACAAATTGTAACACCAGCGCAAAATCGACAAGATATTATTGATCTTGCAATGGAATCTCATAATTATAGAGATTTAAAACAAGATCTTGCATTTTTAGAGTCACAAGGTTTACTTGAACTTCATTCATTTTTTAATGTATTAAACCAAAATATTACTGAATCAGACGATGCTACGTTTGATGAAGTAATTGAAAAAGCTCAAGATCTGATAACTGAACAGATGAAAGAATCATTTATATCAACAATCAAGCAAGCTCTTTATGATAATAAGCCATTAGCTAATTATATAAATTATGCCACAAGCCCTGTTGGAGCAATAGAAATTCCATTATTTACGTATATTATGCAGCGAAAAAACAGAGATGAACAGTTAAATAATATGGTAAAAGAATGGTTATTTGAATGGGGCAACCAAATAACATATGGAGAAAGTCCATTACATATTGCATCTAAAAAAAATCATACAGAAATTATAAATCTTTTACTTCAAGCAGCTGTAAACGTTGATATTAAAACCATCGATCGTATCCCCGAAGAACAATCTATGTATTCATTTGATCATATACATGCATACGATGCAAATAATTATGTTGGAGCGACTCCATTATTAATCGCAGCTCAAAATAATAATATAGAAATTGTAAAAATTTTACTCACAGCAGGCGCAAAACCTAATATTCAAACAACTTATACAGGAATCAGTCCATTAATAATGGCAGTTTTTCAAGGCAATACAAAAATTGCAGAACTTTTAATTACAGCGGGTTCAGATGTTAATCTTGCAACAAGCAAGAACGGCTGGCTTCCGTCATATTTATATTTAGATTACAGAAGATATTCTGGCGCTACGCCTTTATTCATAGCAGCTCATAAAGGCGATAAAGAAATGGTAAAACTTTTAATCAAAGCTCAAGCAGATGTTAACCTTCAAACAACTGATGATAAAGCTACACCTTTATTAATAGCTGCTCAATCAGGTTTTACAGAAATAGTGCAATATTTAGTCGATGCAGATGCAAACATTAATTTACAAAACACTCATGGACAAGTTGCTCTAAATGTAGCAATAACAGATGAAATACGTGAAATTATCAGATCAGCTCAAAATTAG
- a CDS encoding ankyrin repeat domain-containing protein, which yields MIKKNKIIIACLSLALISGYPDLLMSGYFTANYPYKKLSSHLQNFSKFINANLYEINNYLYQAEQDQLAHNFEIALYAGNAPYLEAIFNKSFALRGSENDANFTRLVNYIFDKETESRPLHIAVEIAAYHKNRILFYKPGNNKDKQRHHQIKYQEMIRTIRFLLEHGADVNATNNSWQTPLHIACVAHDFEITSMLLDNYVDQKAEDMQGKAAFDYVVEYFNELEQSIAKNQSHEKNKDTRDINAEKREIKLDYYQWERAFKNQPVKKASCYQAIMAGITNMFKGSPKIAPAPLSTQTPENSILKTPERTIDVSQLIEYKKTPSSRASSRTSSSTSSSSSKSSASSKRRETVNFAENSLKPSQSSISDRYTIVAASRQRSKSTRITPEG from the coding sequence ATGATTAAAAAAAATAAAATAATTATAGCTTGCTTGTCCCTTGCACTCATAAGTGGATATCCAGATCTACTCATGAGTGGATATTTTACGGCAAACTATCCTTACAAAAAATTAAGTTCTCATTTACAAAATTTTTCAAAATTTATTAACGCTAATCTGTATGAAATTAATAATTATTTATATCAAGCTGAACAAGATCAACTTGCACATAATTTTGAAATAGCTTTATATGCAGGTAATGCACCATACCTTGAAGCAATTTTTAATAAATCATTTGCATTACGTGGCTCTGAAAATGATGCAAACTTTACAAGGCTTGTAAACTATATATTTGATAAAGAAACAGAATCACGTCCATTACATATAGCAGTAGAAATTGCTGCATATCACAAAAATAGAATTCTTTTTTACAAACCAGGTAACAATAAAGATAAGCAAAGACACCACCAAATAAAATACCAAGAAATGATAAGAACTATACGATTCTTACTTGAACATGGTGCAGATGTTAATGCAACGAATAATTCATGGCAAACTCCTTTGCATATTGCATGTGTAGCACATGATTTTGAAATTACCAGCATGCTCTTAGACAATTATGTTGACCAAAAAGCTGAAGACATGCAGGGAAAAGCTGCTTTTGATTATGTTGTAGAATATTTTAATGAACTAGAACAATCAATAGCAAAAAACCAATCTCACGAAAAAAACAAAGATACACGTGATATTAATGCAGAGAAACGAGAAATTAAACTTGATTATTATCAATGGGAACGAGCTTTTAAAAATCAACCCGTAAAAAAAGCTTCATGTTACCAAGCTATTATGGCTGGCATAACAAACATGTTTAAAGGCTCTCCTAAAATTGCTCCTGCGCCATTATCAACACAAACACCTGAAAATTCAATACTTAAAACTCCTGAACGCACCATCGATGTATCTCAGCTTATAGAGTATAAAAAAACACCTTCATCACGAGCGAGCAGCAGAACATCTTCATCAACATCAAGCTCAAGTAGCAAAAGTTCTGCTTCGTCAAAAAGAAGAGAAACGGTAAATTTTGCAGAAAATTCTTTAAAACCAAGTCAATCATCAATATCCGATCGGTATACTATTGTTGCAGCAAGTAGACAACGATCAAAATCAACACGAATTACTCCTGAGGGATAA
- the rnpA gene encoding ribonuclease P protein component has product MKDVAKQISKFKRKEIDLLFQTTQAAYKSKELVILSAPCILSFGRVLLITSRKVGNAPERNLLRRWGRAIFYENKLFELNKDCVVIFKSAAKNLTFDQFKEILKKSVVVTPKTSKNNNSAANTIDVACPASSTIHS; this is encoded by the coding sequence ATGAAAGATGTTGCAAAACAGATTTCTAAGTTTAAACGAAAAGAAATAGATCTTTTGTTTCAAACGACTCAAGCAGCATATAAAAGCAAGGAGCTGGTAATATTATCAGCTCCTTGTATCCTTTCTTTTGGTCGAGTACTTCTTATTACTTCACGAAAAGTTGGTAATGCTCCAGAGCGCAATCTTTTGCGTCGATGGGGTAGAGCTATTTTCTATGAAAATAAATTATTTGAACTTAATAAAGATTGTGTTGTTATTTTTAAATCTGCGGCAAAAAATTTAACGTTTGATCAATTTAAAGAAATTTTAAAAAAATCAGTCGTAGTTACGCCAAAGACGTCTAAAAATAACAACTCTGCTGCAAATACAATCGATGTTGCTTGCCCTGCTTCATCGACCATTCATAGCTAG
- the rpmH gene encoding 50S ribosomal protein L34, which yields MSVTFFKKSRVKRNRKHGFRKRMSTLSGRTIINRRRAKGRKRLAVRA from the coding sequence ATGTCAGTCACCTTTTTTAAAAAAAGCCGCGTAAAAAGAAACCGTAAACACGGGTTCCGCAAAAGAATGTCTACTCTTAGTGGTAGAACAATTATTAACCGTCGTCGTGCTAAAGGCAGAAAACGCTTAGCTGTTCGCGCTTAA
- a CDS encoding trigger factor, translated as MKHKGVQFEIDCNTPGICKCRVIIPQSVVQSFFKHAAQIQQLDSDSHGFKKGAVPLDYIQVHYKKTIINHMQEIFLKHFVIDTLLEYIHKNKLLVVGQLRLTEISMDLDKDAVYTFEGLLPKEIYIQRWKTLPFKATQRKKYRDIDNQVKSFLEEEEQQQLIYQAEDTVQIGDWVCFDAWIIDIDKKALFQNKKSELWLKIGDEEPDLTFHELFLNKRINEIIITDNTSLRQYFCNSFDAPYTYAIQIKDRLPFKYFSTEYLKHHFRLKSKKDVHNKLIEIFSFSSDVSQSRLTADAALNTIIKRNNILVPPSSVQAQKEVIIYELQQKPDYTLYKMKSDFDDHITTLAKKQLYEVVVTDYIAYTENLTASHDDIKAYFNLMQRTRTKEFLYFDPPSTQFEGQEAPIALESIKRACVREKALNHIIYHLTK; from the coding sequence GTGAAGCACAAAGGAGTTCAATTCGAGATTGATTGCAACACACCTGGTATATGCAAATGTCGTGTCATCATTCCTCAGTCAGTTGTTCAAAGTTTTTTCAAACATGCTGCCCAAATCCAACAGTTGGATTCTGATTCCCACGGATTCAAAAAAGGCGCAGTTCCTTTAGATTACATCCAAGTTCATTACAAAAAAACAATTATCAATCATATGCAAGAGATTTTTCTTAAGCATTTTGTCATTGATACCCTTCTTGAATACATTCACAAAAACAAACTTTTAGTCGTTGGTCAATTACGTCTTACTGAAATCAGTATGGATCTTGATAAAGACGCTGTGTACACGTTTGAAGGTCTTTTACCAAAAGAGATCTACATTCAACGATGGAAAACGCTTCCATTTAAAGCTACACAACGAAAAAAATATCGTGATATCGACAACCAAGTAAAATCTTTCTTAGAAGAAGAAGAGCAACAACAGTTGATCTATCAAGCTGAAGATACGGTCCAAATTGGTGACTGGGTATGTTTTGATGCATGGATTATTGATATCGACAAAAAAGCCTTATTTCAAAATAAAAAATCTGAACTGTGGCTTAAAATTGGTGATGAAGAACCAGATCTTACGTTCCATGAACTTTTTTTAAACAAAAGAATTAATGAAATTATCATCACTGACAACACAAGCTTACGTCAATATTTCTGCAATTCATTTGATGCACCCTACACGTATGCAATTCAGATTAAAGATCGATTACCATTCAAATACTTTTCGACTGAATACCTCAAGCATCACTTTAGGTTAAAAAGTAAAAAAGACGTTCACAACAAACTTATTGAGATTTTTTCCTTTAGTTCTGATGTCTCTCAGAGTCGTTTAACTGCAGACGCTGCTTTAAACACGATTATTAAACGGAATAATATTTTAGTACCACCATCATCGGTACAAGCTCAAAAAGAAGTCATCATTTATGAACTGCAACAAAAACCAGATTATACTTTGTATAAAATGAAATCTGATTTTGACGACCACATTACAACCTTGGCTAAAAAGCAGCTGTATGAAGTTGTTGTTACCGATTACATAGCATACACGGAAAATCTGACTGCAAGTCATGATGATATTAAAGCATACTTTAATTTGATGCAACGCACACGAACAAAAGAGTTCTTATACTTTGATCCACCTTCTACTCAATTTGAAGGCCAAGAAGCTCCTATAGCTCTTGAATCTATCAAGCGTGCGTGCGTGAGAGAAAAAGCTTTAAACCATATTATTTATCATCTGACAAAATAA
- the frr gene encoding ribosome recycling factor, translated as MISTIEENNIKPFDLSVATEMDKAIKHFEKDLSSVNTGKASASMVEDLRVDCYGNMMPLRELASISIPESNLISIQPWDKSVVAHIEKAILASQLNINPQTNGTVIRLELPPMSGTRREELAKLVSKKAEDAKVAVRNVRKDFGNVIKDNEKKKNISEDFSKRLTKSLQEFTDKFIAQIDMLGEKKKKDLKTF; from the coding sequence ATGATCTCAACTATAGAAGAAAATAATATAAAGCCTTTTGATCTTTCAGTTGCAACTGAGATGGATAAAGCTATTAAGCACTTTGAAAAAGACTTAAGCAGTGTTAACACAGGAAAAGCTTCTGCATCAATGGTAGAAGATTTACGAGTTGACTGTTATGGCAACATGATGCCTTTGCGTGAACTTGCTTCAATCAGCATCCCTGAGTCGAACTTAATTAGCATTCAACCATGGGACAAATCAGTTGTTGCTCATATTGAAAAAGCAATTCTTGCATCACAGTTGAATATTAATCCACAAACAAATGGAACCGTAATTCGTCTTGAATTACCACCAATGAGTGGAACTCGACGTGAAGAACTTGCTAAATTAGTAAGCAAAAAAGCTGAAGATGCTAAAGTTGCAGTTCGTAACGTTCGTAAAGATTTTGGGAACGTTATCAAAGACAACGAAAAGAAAAAAAATATTTCAGAAGATTTTTCTAAACGATTAACAAAAAGTTTACAAGAATTTACTGACAAATTTATTGCTCAAATTGATATGCTTGGTGAAAAGAAAAAGAAAGATTTAAAAACTTTTTAA
- the tsf gene encoding translation elongation factor Ts: MAKVSLSAIQELRQITGLGMLDCKNALEATDGNIEKAIEELRKKGTSIAGKRAGNATTQGIVVSYIHPGDQTGVLVELNCETDFVARTSATKAFAQDIAMHIAAMKPLYLDNENVDAAFLAKEEEIARELLKNEGKPAAMIDKIVEGKMKKIFSEVCLLKQSFVKDETKTIEELLKELIAKTGENIKIKRFARFEVGN; this comes from the coding sequence ATGGCTAAAGTATCATTAAGCGCAATTCAAGAACTTCGTCAAATCACTGGTCTTGGCATGCTTGATTGCAAAAACGCACTTGAAGCAACTGATGGCAACATCGAAAAAGCAATCGAAGAACTTCGTAAAAAAGGTACTTCAATCGCTGGTAAACGTGCAGGCAACGCAACAACACAAGGTATTGTTGTTTCATACATTCACCCAGGTGATCAAACAGGTGTATTAGTTGAATTAAATTGCGAAACAGACTTCGTAGCTCGTACATCTGCAACAAAAGCTTTTGCTCAAGATATCGCTATGCATATTGCTGCAATGAAACCATTGTACTTAGACAATGAAAACGTTGATGCTGCTTTCCTTGCAAAAGAAGAAGAAATTGCTCGCGAATTGTTAAAAAACGAAGGCAAACCTGCTGCAATGATCGATAAAATCGTTGAAGGCAAAATGAAAAAAATCTTCAGTGAAGTTTGTTTACTAAAACAATCTTTTGTTAAAGATGAAACAAAAACAATTGAAGAACTATTAAAAGAACTTATCGCTAAAACAGGCGAAAATATCAAAATCAAACGTTTTGCTCGTTTTGAAGTTGGTAACTAA
- a CDS encoding PIG-L family deacetylase: protein MKLDQQTLVYEKIKAGCTRFVGKTILHTAPHHDDILLGYHTYAMQLLSGNTNHILYATSGYNGVRDEYVAKMIRGLDESIIATAMNMSYEQLLHRFAQAYTAYASKEMLLLTQYMIIQFVADIFGCRTNEAIADRLNLLTVYFSSKSQGLHEIELVQELKGRIRESEADRKWMISKGGIENINHFRALFYQASEQTFQQALQADVDRLSMYLEAVKPDIITIALDPQGIGPKNHFTTLQLITRALQQSQLKNVEILGYRNIWSNFELQEASLIIPVTQKNIDEMKSIFINCFATQKSTIFMGTDIDGNFADQAEQLQKIQLQQVQHALPTQDYHDVIRKEHVGAIFMKKLKVDELSDIVNSW from the coding sequence ATGAAACTTGATCAACAGACACTTGTATACGAAAAAATTAAAGCGGGTTGTACTCGCTTTGTTGGAAAAACTATTCTTCATACAGCGCCTCATCATGATGATATTTTGCTTGGGTACCATACGTATGCTATGCAGCTGTTATCAGGTAATACAAATCATATACTGTATGCAACGAGCGGATACAATGGTGTGCGGGATGAATATGTTGCAAAAATGATTCGCGGGCTTGACGAGTCGATTATTGCAACAGCTATGAATATGTCATATGAGCAACTATTGCATCGATTTGCACAAGCGTATACTGCTTATGCAAGTAAAGAAATGCTGCTGTTGACACAATACATGATTATACAATTTGTAGCAGATATTTTTGGATGTAGAACGAATGAGGCGATTGCAGATCGATTGAATTTGTTGACGGTCTATTTTTCTTCAAAGAGTCAGGGTTTGCATGAGATAGAATTAGTTCAAGAGCTTAAAGGGCGAATTCGAGAATCAGAAGCAGATCGTAAGTGGATGATATCCAAAGGCGGCATTGAAAATATTAATCATTTTCGTGCTTTGTTTTACCAAGCATCTGAGCAAACATTTCAACAAGCTTTGCAAGCTGACGTAGACCGACTGAGTATGTATCTTGAAGCGGTAAAACCAGATATTATTACGATTGCACTTGATCCACAGGGTATTGGGCCAAAAAACCATTTTACGACCCTGCAGTTGATCACCAGAGCTTTGCAGCAATCACAACTTAAAAATGTAGAGATTCTTGGGTATCGTAATATTTGGAGTAATTTTGAATTACAAGAGGCTTCGCTTATTATTCCGGTGACACAGAAAAACATTGATGAGATGAAATCGATATTTATAAACTGTTTTGCAACTCAAAAATCAACAATATTTATGGGAACTGATATTGATGGTAATTTTGCAGACCAGGCAGAGCAGCTACAAAAAATTCAGCTGCAGCAGGTACAGCATGCTTTGCCAACACAAGATTATCACGATGTGATCAGGAAAGAGCACGTTGGTGCAATTTTTATGAAAAAATTAAAAGTTGATGAATTAAGTGACATAGTTAATTCATGGTAA
- the argS gene encoding arginine--tRNA ligase encodes MNSIEHVKASFFTFLEQHYNLNENQLTRCNFDMNTDPEKAAFGDLNSNAAMVLAKELATNPRALAQTITQNFQHPAISKIEIAGPGFLNFFLTPESLITLAQEILTKGDEFFKSDIQHKKINIEFVSANPTGPLHFGHGRNGILGDTLARILEFLGHDVTREFYINDAGAQITKLGNSLRVRYQQALGQSVVMPDDAYHGQYLTDLGTELASAHADGLLTESDEYFQDIAKQKMLAQQKETLQAYGIRFDLWFSEKDLKNRVSIDDYIQKLTDNGYTYEQDGALWFATTQFGDDKDRVLRKSDGEYTYLAGDLPYLVNKLERGYDTLIMILGHDHHSFVVRLHALMQALGYNPDRLTVILYQLVHITKNGESARMSKRAGTIVDLHDIINTVGKDVARYFYLNRKADAELDFDLELALTTSNENPVFYIQYAYVRTNSILKKAAEINPDYAQLTAADCKNLTEQEKLIIKKVIALQALLKSLNTSHQTHVLAYYTFELANIFHAYYNSTKAIVDDIEQTKNNLCIIKIMNSTLHLCFNLMGISSPDKM; translated from the coding sequence ATGAATTCAATTGAACACGTTAAAGCATCATTTTTTACATTTTTAGAACAACACTATAATTTAAATGAAAATCAACTTACACGCTGTAATTTTGACATGAACACCGACCCTGAAAAAGCTGCTTTTGGCGATCTTAATAGCAATGCAGCAATGGTGCTTGCAAAAGAACTTGCAACCAATCCACGTGCACTGGCACAAACAATTACTCAAAATTTTCAACACCCTGCTATCAGCAAAATTGAGATTGCTGGCCCTGGATTTTTAAATTTTTTCCTGACTCCAGAATCATTAATCACGCTTGCTCAAGAAATATTAACAAAAGGCGATGAGTTTTTTAAATCTGATATTCAGCACAAAAAAATCAATATAGAATTTGTCAGCGCAAACCCAACAGGACCATTACATTTTGGTCACGGTCGCAACGGAATTTTAGGCGATACGCTTGCTCGAATTTTAGAATTTTTAGGCCATGATGTTACGCGTGAATTTTATATCAATGACGCTGGAGCTCAAATCACCAAGCTTGGCAACTCACTGCGCGTTCGCTACCAACAAGCACTTGGTCAATCAGTCGTCATGCCTGATGATGCGTACCATGGACAATATTTAACAGATTTAGGGACTGAACTTGCATCTGCTCACGCAGACGGGTTACTTACAGAATCTGATGAATATTTTCAAGACATTGCAAAACAAAAAATGCTTGCACAACAAAAAGAAACGTTACAAGCATACGGCATCCGATTTGACTTGTGGTTTTCTGAAAAAGATTTAAAAAACCGCGTTAGCATCGATGACTACATTCAAAAACTAACAGACAATGGTTACACCTACGAACAAGATGGTGCTTTATGGTTTGCAACCACACAATTTGGCGATGATAAAGATCGTGTTTTACGCAAATCAGATGGTGAATATACCTACTTGGCTGGCGATTTACCATACCTTGTTAACAAATTAGAACGAGGCTACGATACATTAATTATGATCTTAGGTCATGATCACCACAGTTTTGTCGTCCGTTTACATGCCTTAATGCAGGCGCTTGGCTACAATCCTGATCGCTTAACCGTGATTTTATACCAACTTGTGCATATCACCAAAAATGGCGAATCTGCACGTATGTCAAAACGAGCAGGCACGATTGTTGATCTTCACGATATTATCAACACCGTTGGCAAAGACGTTGCTCGCTACTTCTATTTAAACCGTAAAGCTGATGCTGAATTAGATTTTGATCTTGAACTTGCTTTAACAACAAGTAACGAAAATCCGGTATTTTATATTCAGTATGCTTACGTACGAACCAATAGTATTTTAAAGAAAGCTGCAGAAATCAACCCTGATTATGCACAGCTGACTGCAGCTGATTGTAAAAATCTGACTGAACAAGAAAAACTGATAATTAAAAAAGTAATCGCACTGCAAGCTTTGTTAAAATCATTAAACACAAGCCATCAAACGCACGTACTTGCATACTACACTTTTGAGTTAGCAAACATTTTCCATGCATACTACAACAGCACAAAAGCTATAGTTGATGATATTGAGCAAACTAAAAACAATTTATGTATTATTAAAATCATGAACTCAACCTTGCATCTTTGCTTTAATTTAATGGGAATTAGTTCACCAGACAAAATGTAA
- the mnmA gene encoding tRNA 2-thiouridine(34) synthase MnmA yields the protein MKIAMLISGGVDSSVALALLKEQGHDVTAFYLKIWLEDELSYLGNCPWEDDLEFVRKVCEQFAVPLEVVSMQQAYWSKVVAYTIAEVQAGRTPNPDVLCNQHVKFGAFYDYISDEYDYVATGHYAQVEHGTEFSILKKAPDLVKDQTYFLCQLSQQQLRRVLFPIGHLEKHEVRQLAQTFNLPNKERKDSQGICFLGKFKFADFLRAHLGDKPGDFIEFESGKVVGSHQGFWYYTIGQRQGIGLSGGPWYVVAKDTTKNVVFISKQYQNAAESKSGVVVNSMNIISQEISLASQLHVKYRHGADIHPVTITRDGDAWVITLQQESKQGIATGQFAVLYDGSQCVGGGIIDKAF from the coding sequence ATGAAAATAGCAATGTTGATTTCAGGTGGTGTTGATAGTTCTGTAGCGTTAGCTTTGCTCAAAGAGCAAGGGCATGATGTTACAGCTTTTTATTTAAAAATTTGGTTAGAAGATGAATTGTCATACCTTGGCAACTGTCCATGGGAAGATGATTTAGAGTTTGTTCGCAAAGTATGCGAGCAATTTGCTGTACCGTTAGAAGTTGTTTCTATGCAGCAAGCGTATTGGAGCAAAGTTGTTGCCTATACGATTGCAGAAGTGCAAGCAGGGCGTACTCCTAATCCAGATGTTTTGTGTAATCAACACGTAAAATTTGGTGCTTTTTATGATTATATCTCTGATGAGTATGACTATGTTGCAACAGGTCACTATGCACAAGTTGAACATGGTACAGAATTTTCAATTCTAAAAAAAGCTCCTGATCTGGTTAAAGATCAGACTTATTTTTTGTGCCAACTATCGCAACAACAGTTACGTCGAGTTTTATTCCCGATTGGGCATCTAGAAAAACATGAAGTTCGTCAATTAGCGCAAACATTTAATCTACCAAATAAAGAACGTAAAGATAGCCAAGGCATCTGCTTTTTAGGTAAATTTAAGTTTGCTGATTTTTTACGTGCACACCTTGGTGACAAGCCAGGTGATTTTATCGAATTTGAATCGGGCAAAGTTGTTGGGTCGCATCAAGGATTTTGGTATTACACCATTGGTCAACGACAAGGAATTGGCCTTTCTGGAGGTCCGTGGTACGTTGTAGCAAAAGATACGACAAAAAACGTCGTCTTTATTTCTAAACAGTACCAGAATGCAGCAGAGTCAAAATCTGGCGTTGTTGTCAATTCTATGAATATTATTTCGCAAGAGATTTCTTTAGCTTCACAGTTGCACGTGAAGTACCGCCATGGAGCAGACATTCATCCAGTTACTATTACTCGTGATGGTGATGCATGGGTTATTACGTTGCAGCAAGAAAGCAAACAAGGCATAGCAACAGGACAATTTGCAGTGTTGTATGACGGGTCACAATGCGTGGGTGGTGGAATTATCGATAAAGCTTTTTAG
- a CDS encoding CDP-alcohol phosphatidyltransferase family protein, with product MNYLINFAVAITLLRIFLTPLICSLIVYHQWMPALWLTGFAALTDFLDGYCARRYQQETEFGKMLDPVADKFFIFFVLAALYYTLGTTIIPSWFMVVFVVKELLLIVGALFLVYRHHGIISPSFISKIITALLMIFMMYVLAIHCSFFQNYLSSISMDYLFQFFAISLGVICVDYGYKIYKLA from the coding sequence ATGAACTATTTGATTAATTTTGCTGTTGCAATAACCTTGTTACGCATTTTTTTAACGCCATTGATTTGCAGTTTGATTGTGTATCATCAGTGGATGCCAGCTTTATGGTTAACAGGTTTTGCAGCTTTGACAGATTTTCTGGATGGCTACTGCGCACGTCGTTATCAGCAAGAAACAGAGTTTGGCAAAATGCTTGATCCTGTTGCAGATAAATTTTTTATATTTTTTGTTTTAGCAGCGTTATATTACACGCTTGGAACAACTATTATTCCTTCATGGTTTATGGTTGTTTTTGTAGTCAAAGAGTTATTGCTTATAGTGGGAGCTTTATTTTTGGTGTATCGCCATCATGGGATTATTTCTCCATCGTTTATTTCTAAAATTATCACCGCGTTGTTGATGATATTTATGATGTACGTGTTAGCAATTCATTGTTCATTTTTTCAAAATTATCTATCTTCAATATCGATGGATTACCTATTTCAATTTTTTGCGATATCGCTTGGCGTGATTTGTGTTGATTATGGGTATAAAATTTATAAACTTGCGTAA
- the ssb gene encoding single-stranded DNA-binding protein, with amino-acid sequence MASYNRIIIVGNLTRDPEHKQLPSGQGVCRLGIASNRQFKNRQTGTQIQEVCYVDIDVWGPQADSCNKFLQKGRPVLVEGRLKFDTWQDQQGQTRSKHSIVADRVVFLGSNSEGGDVQEEPSAEDFSSAKPSFGTQDTAEFSKIAQAVLDKKRKKETETPKSSAFIDQPPFEDDLPF; translated from the coding sequence ATGGCTAGCTATAATCGCATTATCATCGTAGGTAATTTAACACGTGATCCTGAACACAAACAGTTGCCATCAGGGCAAGGTGTTTGTCGTTTAGGCATTGCATCAAACCGTCAATTTAAAAATCGTCAAACAGGTACACAAATTCAAGAAGTTTGTTACGTTGATATCGACGTTTGGGGACCACAAGCAGACAGTTGTAATAAGTTTTTACAAAAAGGTCGCCCAGTTTTAGTTGAAGGCCGTTTAAAATTTGATACATGGCAAGATCAACAAGGTCAAACTCGCAGCAAGCATAGCATTGTTGCTGATCGTGTTGTGTTCTTGGGTAGCAACTCAGAAGGTGGGGATGTTCAAGAGGAACCTTCTGCCGAAGATTTTTCTTCAGCTAAACCATCATTTGGAACACAAGATACTGCTGAATTTTCTAAAATAGCACAAGCTGTGTTAGATAAAAAACGTAAAAAAGAAACTGAAACACCAAAATCTTCAGCTTTTATTGATCAGCCTCCATTTGAAGATGATCTGCCTTTTTAA